One Amycolatopsis sp. NBC_00355 genomic window carries:
- a CDS encoding NACHT and WD repeat domain-containing protein: MLTNLVTASPDRWPGWAQPVVRWSWLIGAAVVASVCVRAGWLWRRARLPAPEWTGENPYPGLAAYDGDRAPVFFGRTDDRRDLVRRVQDGSAPSLRFAPVVGPSGSGKSSLVLAGLLPTLGSRWTVLGPITPGTSGVDELTQLLGTEVRGAAETVLAAVQDGGPAPGPEPVLKALRAARGTRPRVLLVVDQFEEAAVKHTEKERNLFLALLYALVTHDQRLHVVATVRSEWIGRFQEGPGAGVFTDLIMVNVLGPQQIRQVVDGPADLTDTTFEPGLVEEIVRDTGRGDALPLLSSLLSALYDGLGRDRYISWADYLNAGKVGGAVAGRAETAVAASGHDLDTTLTTLLLFVDLQGEEPTRRPVWDDALAAAQRDVVVAFVQTHLLTSDTNTDGRVLYDVTHEALLRQWRPLADHIKTHRGTLQRITELLALAKAWVNAGRSTSYLVPGARLADLNSNTAVALPEPLAEFAAACTDNDETDLQRRANVAAEHALEILDHDPATAISLSLAACTELTPTSTASTALYQSLATGLRHVLAGHTENVCCARVAQDGRVATADEQGTIRIWSADGTLLHDLTEDREPVSALTFAPDGRLASGDTAGRVTVWGADGKMIHHLDGTLHRVTSLVFAADGRLAAAGQHALCLWDPDGRLIRRLTSDGEQTAVVFTPDALLVTTGENGEIRTWGSSGPEQRCLQPAKESLVTALAVSSNGWIAAGYRNGAVRGWQPDGAPLSSDDSAEGILVTVAGPVRDLAFSETGHLFTVGGNGRVTTCRPNDPCNTVTESTDPDMMGVFSLVCGPDELLATVIMGEVRLCDPEGMVARIKMAGTTHMTVLDFSAHGWLLTATSSTVHIWDISRLARLLPRGEGAAQFKELVVSDAGLMTDTVSVLRIGSGRWAVGPGHRRADADGTNVKVRTADGALIHTLTGDQNQKARHLAFAPDGRLAAVFDRAVWVWDCDGNLLNTLDAHESTVGRMSFAPDGRLITATTSGALRIWNTAGEVHVLEKAKDNEETLAFAFAEDGRLAAASAGNTARLWDRDGVLQHLLTGHTKPVEHLAFAPDGVLFTAAGDGGVRRWSRDGAPLQMLDVPRDGRISGLAVTDAGLVIAGGGWDHTMWVWAPDGRLLYELLPGDRSLGISMLACGRKGQLITAGVDRVRYWPGVLPLPDLIADARRCTLPPLAPPLRHRWMLPDESKTT; encoded by the coding sequence GTGCTCACCAACCTGGTGACCGCGAGCCCGGACCGGTGGCCGGGGTGGGCTCAGCCGGTGGTGAGGTGGTCGTGGCTCATCGGCGCGGCCGTGGTCGCGTCGGTCTGCGTGCGTGCCGGATGGCTGTGGCGCCGTGCGCGGTTACCGGCACCCGAGTGGACAGGCGAGAACCCGTATCCGGGCTTGGCCGCTTACGACGGTGACCGGGCGCCGGTGTTCTTCGGACGTACGGACGACCGGCGTGACCTGGTCCGACGGGTGCAGGACGGCTCTGCGCCCTCCCTTCGATTCGCGCCGGTCGTGGGTCCGTCGGGCAGCGGCAAGTCCTCCCTCGTGTTGGCCGGGCTGCTGCCGACGCTCGGTAGCCGGTGGACGGTTCTGGGACCGATCACCCCGGGCACATCCGGCGTTGACGAACTCACGCAACTGTTGGGCACGGAGGTTCGCGGGGCGGCGGAAACCGTGTTGGCGGCGGTGCAGGACGGCGGTCCCGCACCGGGACCAGAACCCGTATTGAAGGCTTTGCGGGCGGCGAGAGGGACCCGGCCGCGCGTGCTGCTGGTCGTCGATCAGTTTGAAGAAGCGGCGGTCAAGCACACCGAGAAGGAGCGAAATCTGTTTCTGGCTCTGCTGTACGCGCTGGTGACGCACGATCAGAGGCTGCATGTGGTCGCCACGGTGCGGTCGGAATGGATCGGCCGGTTCCAGGAAGGCCCCGGCGCCGGCGTATTCACCGATCTGATCATGGTGAACGTGCTCGGACCTCAGCAGATCCGCCAGGTCGTGGACGGACCCGCCGACCTGACCGATACGACGTTCGAGCCTGGCCTGGTGGAGGAGATCGTGCGCGACACCGGCCGCGGTGACGCGCTGCCGCTGCTCAGCTCGCTGCTCAGCGCGCTGTACGACGGCCTCGGCCGCGACCGATACATCAGCTGGGCCGACTATCTGAATGCCGGCAAGGTGGGAGGGGCGGTCGCCGGACGCGCGGAGACGGCTGTGGCCGCGTCCGGGCACGATCTGGACACGACGCTGACCACCTTGCTGCTGTTCGTGGACCTGCAGGGCGAGGAACCCACCCGCCGACCGGTGTGGGACGACGCGCTGGCCGCAGCGCAGCGCGATGTCGTGGTCGCGTTCGTCCAGACACACCTGCTCACGAGCGACACCAACACTGACGGTCGCGTTCTCTACGACGTAACGCACGAGGCATTGCTGCGCCAGTGGCGACCACTGGCCGACCACATCAAGACACACCGTGGCACGCTGCAGCGGATCACGGAACTGCTGGCGCTTGCGAAAGCGTGGGTGAACGCCGGGCGGTCCACGAGCTACTTGGTCCCCGGCGCGCGACTCGCCGACTTGAACTCGAACACCGCAGTGGCCCTGCCCGAGCCGCTCGCCGAGTTCGCCGCCGCCTGCACGGACAACGACGAGACCGACCTGCAGCGCCGCGCGAACGTGGCAGCCGAACACGCTCTGGAGATCCTCGACCACGACCCGGCGACCGCGATAAGCCTGTCGCTGGCCGCGTGCACCGAATTGACCCCGACCTCGACCGCGAGCACCGCGCTCTACCAGTCGCTGGCCACCGGCCTGCGGCACGTCCTCGCCGGACACACCGAGAACGTGTGCTGTGCCCGCGTCGCACAAGACGGTCGCGTCGCCACAGCGGACGAACAAGGCACGATACGGATCTGGTCCGCGGATGGCACCCTGCTGCACGACTTGACTGAAGATCGGGAGCCGGTCAGTGCGCTCACGTTCGCGCCGGACGGCCGACTCGCCTCCGGGGACACGGCGGGACGTGTCACCGTGTGGGGCGCCGACGGGAAGATGATCCACCACCTCGACGGCACCCTGCACCGAGTCACCAGCCTGGTATTCGCCGCCGACGGCCGGCTTGCGGCCGCAGGCCAGCACGCGCTATGCCTGTGGGACCCCGATGGAAGGCTGATCCGCCGATTAACCAGTGACGGAGAGCAGACAGCTGTCGTGTTCACGCCCGACGCCCTGCTGGTCACCACCGGTGAGAACGGGGAGATTCGGACCTGGGGCAGCAGCGGCCCAGAACAGCGCTGCCTCCAACCTGCCAAGGAGTCGTTGGTCACCGCGTTGGCGGTAAGCAGCAATGGGTGGATCGCTGCCGGCTACCGAAACGGCGCGGTGCGGGGCTGGCAGCCAGACGGCGCCCCCCTATCGTCTGACGACTCAGCAGAGGGCATCCTCGTCACGGTTGCCGGGCCGGTGCGTGATCTCGCCTTCTCCGAAACAGGTCACTTGTTCACAGTCGGCGGCAACGGCCGCGTGACCACCTGCAGACCGAACGACCCGTGCAACACGGTCACCGAATCGACCGATCCCGATATGATGGGGGTCTTTTCGCTGGTGTGCGGACCAGATGAGCTGCTGGCCACAGTCATAATGGGCGAGGTGCGGTTGTGTGATCCCGAGGGCATGGTCGCTCGCATCAAGATGGCGGGAACGACTCACATGACTGTCCTTGACTTCAGCGCGCATGGCTGGTTGTTGACGGCCACATCCAGCACGGTGCACATCTGGGACATCAGTCGGCTTGCGCGGTTGCTGCCCCGAGGTGAAGGTGCTGCTCAGTTCAAGGAACTCGTCGTATCGGATGCCGGGCTAATGACGGATACGGTCAGCGTTCTCCGCATCGGTTCCGGGCGGTGGGCAGTCGGCCCGGGACATCGCCGCGCCGATGCCGATGGCACGAACGTGAAAGTCAGGACTGCCGACGGTGCCCTGATCCACACGCTCACCGGAGATCAGAACCAAAAAGCAAGGCACTTGGCATTCGCGCCCGACGGGCGCCTCGCCGCCGTATTCGACCGCGCGGTGTGGGTCTGGGACTGTGACGGCAATTTGCTGAACACCCTCGACGCGCACGAATCAACAGTGGGCCGAATGAGCTTCGCGCCGGACGGCCGGCTCATCACCGCCACCACCAGCGGAGCACTCCGGATCTGGAACACCGCGGGTGAGGTCCATGTGCTCGAAAAGGCGAAAGACAACGAAGAAACTCTCGCTTTCGCGTTCGCCGAAGACGGTCGGCTGGCGGCCGCGTCGGCTGGCAACACCGCTCGCCTCTGGGACCGCGACGGCGTCCTACAACATTTACTCACGGGTCACACCAAACCGGTTGAACACCTGGCCTTCGCCCCAGACGGTGTCCTGTTCACTGCAGCCGGGGACGGCGGCGTTCGCCGCTGGAGCCGAGACGGGGCTCCCTTGCAGATGCTCGACGTCCCCCGCGATGGCAGGATCAGTGGTCTCGCGGTTACCGACGCGGGATTGGTCATCGCCGGCGGCGGATGGGATCACACCATGTGGGTGTGGGCCCCAGACGGACGGCTGCTGTACGAGCTGCTCCCAGGCGACCGCAGCCTCGGTATCAGCATGCTGGCGTGTGGCCGGAAAGGCCAGCTCATCACGGCCGGCGTCGACAGAGTCAGATATTGGCCAGGGGTGCTTCCTCTGCCAGATCTCATCGCCGACGCCAGACGATGCACCCTGCCACCCCTCGCGCCACCACTTCGCCACCGCTGGATGTTGCCAGACGAATCCAAGACTACGTAG
- a CDS encoding helix-turn-helix transcriptional regulator, which produces MYGTSERLLRLLSLLQARRDWPGSDLASRLDVDVRTIRRDVERLRSIGYPVHATPGVAGGYRLGAGAALPPLLLDDDEAVAVAVGLRTAASGTVSGIEETSVRALAKLEQVLPARLRPRVSALQAATVSLAGSGPTVDAGVLTVIASACRDHERLRFGYGDRTGAATERSVEPLRLVHTGRRWYLVAFDLGKQDWRTFRVDRITGEPAASFRFTPREPPADDLAAYVSRSISTTPYPHQLVVRVAAPASVVSTRISPTSGVVEPIDDHSCRVRTGANNLDVVPYHLAQWGYDFVVEEAPEGLVERLRMVADRFARAVG; this is translated from the coding sequence ATGTACGGCACTTCGGAGCGACTGCTCAGGCTGCTTTCGCTGCTGCAGGCCCGGCGGGACTGGCCCGGTTCGGACCTCGCGTCGCGCCTGGACGTCGACGTCCGCACGATCCGCCGCGACGTCGAACGGCTCCGCTCGATCGGCTACCCGGTGCACGCGACCCCGGGCGTCGCCGGGGGCTACCGGCTCGGCGCCGGGGCCGCGCTGCCGCCGTTGCTGCTGGACGACGACGAGGCCGTCGCGGTCGCGGTGGGCCTGCGCACGGCCGCGAGCGGCACGGTCAGCGGCATCGAGGAGACGTCCGTGCGGGCGCTGGCGAAGCTGGAGCAGGTGCTGCCCGCCCGGCTGCGGCCGCGGGTCAGCGCCCTGCAGGCGGCCACGGTCTCGCTGGCGGGCAGTGGCCCGACCGTCGACGCCGGGGTGCTCACCGTGATCGCCTCGGCCTGCCGGGACCACGAGCGCCTGCGCTTCGGCTACGGCGACCGCACCGGGGCGGCGACCGAGCGGTCGGTCGAGCCGCTGCGCCTGGTCCACACGGGACGGCGCTGGTACCTGGTCGCGTTCGACCTCGGCAAGCAGGACTGGCGCACCTTCCGCGTCGACCGGATCACCGGCGAGCCGGCGGCGAGCTTCCGCTTCACCCCGCGCGAGCCACCGGCCGACGACCTCGCGGCGTACGTGTCGCGCTCGATCTCGACCACGCCGTACCCGCACCAGCTGGTGGTGCGGGTGGCCGCGCCGGCGTCGGTGGTGTCGACCCGCATCTCGCCCACGAGCGGCGTGGTGGAGCCGATCGACGACCACAGCTGCCGGGTCCGCACGGGCGCGAACAACCTGGACGTGGTGCCGTACCACCTGGCGCAGTGGGGGTACGACTTCGTCGTGGAGGAGGCACCGGAGGGGTTGGTGGAGCGGCTTCGGATGGTCGCCGATCGCTTCGCGCGCGCCGTCGGCTGA
- a CDS encoding MarR family winged helix-turn-helix transcriptional regulator codes for MVAEPEQRWLTNDELSAWRAFMRLAQRLPASLEAQLQRDARLSFLEYYVLAHLSEQPDRRARMSELAALANTELSRLSHLIGRLEKRGFACREPDPGNGRYTQAILTDAGFAHLESVAPGHVERVRELFADPLTPAELRTLRRIADKVLARVDDQAE; via the coding sequence GTGGTGGCGGAACCCGAGCAGCGCTGGCTCACGAATGACGAGCTGTCGGCATGGCGCGCTTTCATGCGGCTCGCCCAGCGGCTGCCGGCGTCCCTGGAAGCGCAGCTGCAGCGTGACGCGCGGCTGAGCTTCCTCGAGTACTACGTGCTCGCGCACCTGTCGGAACAGCCGGATCGCCGGGCGCGGATGAGCGAGCTGGCGGCCTTGGCGAACACGGAGCTGTCGCGGCTGTCCCACCTGATCGGCCGCCTGGAGAAGCGCGGCTTCGCATGCCGGGAACCGGACCCGGGCAACGGCCGGTACACGCAGGCGATCCTGACGGACGCAGGCTTCGCGCACCTGGAGTCGGTCGCGCCCGGGCACGTCGAGCGGGTGCGGGAGCTGTTCGCCGACCCCCTGACCCCGGCGGAGCTGCGCACGCTGCGCCGGATCGCGGACAAGGTGCTGGCTCGCGTCGACGACCAAGCCGAATAG
- a CDS encoding amidohydrolase family protein, translating into MRLYGLEEHFATADVVAAWRRHDPALAAPMMSRAVASTALLDLGEGRVAAMDDAGIDTAVLSLTTPGLQDLDPAEAVALQRPTNDVLADAVGRYPGRFRGFAALATSTPSAAADELRRAVADLGFDGALVNANSRGQALDEPRFWDIFEAAEDLRAPVYLHPSVPVPAVTGAYYRRFGGPVDELLATGTFGWHYDAGLTALRLIVAGVFDRFPGLQLILGHWGEVVLFYLDRVAALDAVTTLERPIAEYFRTNVFITPGGIASHRYLRWSLETVGADRIMYASDHPFNREHSGSARRFVATAPISDADRARIAHENWENLIAGIRRQ; encoded by the coding sequence ATGAGGCTCTACGGGCTCGAGGAGCACTTCGCCACGGCCGACGTCGTCGCGGCGTGGCGGCGGCACGACCCCGCGCTCGCCGCGCCGATGATGAGCCGGGCGGTCGCCAGTACCGCGTTGCTCGACCTCGGCGAAGGCCGCGTCGCCGCGATGGACGACGCCGGGATCGACACCGCCGTGCTGTCGCTCACGACGCCCGGCTTGCAGGACCTCGACCCCGCCGAGGCCGTCGCCCTGCAACGTCCCACCAACGACGTCCTCGCCGACGCCGTCGGCCGGTATCCCGGGCGGTTCCGGGGGTTCGCGGCCCTCGCGACGTCCACGCCCTCGGCAGCGGCCGACGAGCTGCGGCGGGCCGTCGCGGACCTCGGGTTCGACGGGGCGCTGGTGAACGCGAACTCCCGCGGCCAGGCCCTCGACGAGCCGCGCTTCTGGGACATCTTCGAGGCCGCCGAGGACCTGCGCGCCCCGGTGTACCTGCACCCGAGCGTGCCGGTCCCGGCGGTCACCGGGGCCTACTACCGGCGCTTCGGCGGTCCGGTGGACGAGCTGCTGGCCACCGGGACGTTCGGCTGGCACTACGACGCCGGGCTGACCGCGCTCCGGCTGATCGTCGCCGGGGTCTTCGACCGGTTCCCGGGGCTACAGCTGATCCTGGGGCACTGGGGCGAGGTCGTGCTGTTCTACCTCGACCGCGTGGCGGCCCTGGACGCGGTGACCACGCTGGAGCGACCGATCGCGGAGTACTTCCGCACGAACGTCTTCATCACCCCGGGCGGCATCGCCAGCCACCGGTACCTGCGATGGAGCCTGGAGACCGTGGGCGCGGACCGGATCATGTACGCCTCGGACCACCCGTTCAACCGCGAGCACAGCGGTTCCGCCCGGCGGTTCGTGGCGACCGCCCCGATCAGCGACGCCGACCGGGCGCGAATCGCTCACGAAAACTGGGAAAACCTGATCGCGGGCATCCGGCGCCAATGA
- a CDS encoding TetR/AcrR family transcriptional regulator: MTMSLSAELWPDVQPETARRLMLAGVEAFAERGYHATTTRDIAGAAGMSPAALYVHFPSKAALLFAISRYGHEQTLALVENVVAKVSDPVERIRLIVEDFVAWHARRHTVARVVQYELQALPEEEFKVVAELRRGIERIVREVITEGARVGAFTVSDPHVAARAVLSLGVDVARWYSERARQTPAALGKEYGGLVLRMLGVPAA, from the coding sequence ATGACGATGTCCCTGTCGGCCGAACTGTGGCCCGACGTGCAGCCCGAGACCGCGAGACGGCTGATGCTGGCCGGGGTCGAGGCGTTCGCCGAGCGCGGGTACCACGCCACGACGACGCGGGACATCGCCGGCGCGGCCGGGATGAGCCCCGCCGCGCTCTACGTGCACTTCCCGTCGAAGGCCGCGCTGCTGTTCGCGATCAGCCGTTACGGCCACGAGCAGACGCTCGCGCTGGTCGAGAACGTCGTCGCGAAGGTGTCCGACCCCGTCGAGCGGATCCGGCTGATCGTCGAGGACTTCGTCGCCTGGCACGCGCGGCGCCACACCGTGGCCCGGGTCGTGCAGTACGAGCTGCAGGCGCTGCCCGAAGAGGAGTTCAAGGTGGTCGCCGAGCTGCGGCGCGGCATCGAGCGGATCGTGCGCGAGGTGATCACCGAAGGCGCCCGCGTCGGCGCCTTCACCGTGTCGGACCCGCACGTCGCGGCCCGGGCGGTGCTGTCACTCGGGGTCGACGTCGCCCGCTGGTACAGCGAGCGCGCGCGACAGACCCCGGCCGCGCTCGGCAAGGAGTACGGCGGCCTGGTGCTGCGGATGCTCGGAGTGCCGGCGGCCTAG
- a CDS encoding TetR/AcrR family transcriptional regulator, with translation MFPVIAQYEPMAAAEVETLVAAVAPTVQRYLTGEIG, from the coding sequence GTGTTTCCCGTCATAGCGCAGTACGAACCCATGGCCGCGGCGGAGGTCGAGACGCTGGTAGCGGCGGTGGCGCCGACTGTGCAGCGCTACCTCACCGGCGAGATCGGCTGA
- a CDS encoding NADPH-dependent FMN reductase: MKIAIILGSTRPGRKGEAVARWVLAKAKERPDADYELIDLLDHPLPHLDEAVSASRGVYTNDHTKAWSATIAAYDGFVFVTPEYNHSTSGVLKNAIDYLYAEWNNKAAAFVSYGALGGARAIEHLRAICSELQLAHVRQQLSFSLFTDFENFAEFAPSPMHDGAASVLFDQLESWAGALKTIR; encoded by the coding sequence GTGAAGATCGCGATCATCCTCGGCAGCACCCGTCCCGGCCGGAAGGGCGAAGCCGTGGCGAGATGGGTGCTGGCCAAGGCCAAGGAACGGCCGGACGCCGACTACGAGCTCATCGACCTGCTCGACCACCCGCTCCCGCACCTGGACGAGGCCGTGTCCGCCAGCCGGGGCGTCTACACCAACGACCACACCAAGGCCTGGTCCGCCACGATCGCCGCCTACGACGGGTTCGTCTTCGTCACCCCCGAGTACAACCACTCCACCTCGGGCGTCCTGAAGAACGCCATCGACTACCTCTACGCCGAGTGGAACAACAAGGCCGCCGCCTTCGTCTCCTACGGCGCGCTCGGCGGCGCCCGCGCCATCGAGCACCTGCGGGCGATCTGCAGTGAGCTGCAGCTGGCCCACGTGCGCCAGCAGTTGTCGTTCTCGCTCTTCACCGACTTCGAGAACTTCGCCGAGTTCGCCCCGTCCCCGATGCACGACGGCGCCGCGTCGGTGCTGTTCGACCAGCTCGAATCCTGGGCCGGCGCGCTCAAGACCATCCGATGA
- a CDS encoding DUF3592 domain-containing protein: protein MRTFWVVIVVVFSVLSGLGAAATVYSLFSGDDDLLGNVTLLIGALALTAVGWYGLRVLDRSALAAAGDFGRWLPAADPADGDHPELNARLRRASRRATGFAVGWAVVLAAGFTGVALAGAAADDLLATGFHEPGVVVSVLHSAKGTSYIRVSHGDRTDAIVWDSGRDYHVGEQVIVVYDPADPAHVRTIDEQNEDQVQLGFGVVPMLAALFGLPFSIGAAAGWRRRLRVVERTGWRRADVSDVPEGRFLYAGFRDGTAIELRRTSALLALSPTAGLKNRQGWVGGWGRSMVVGFENGPPVVAVRAIRERVSRSRR from the coding sequence ATGCGGACATTCTGGGTGGTCATCGTCGTCGTCTTTTCGGTCCTCTCCGGGCTCGGCGCCGCGGCCACCGTGTACTCGCTCTTCTCCGGCGACGACGATCTGCTGGGCAACGTGACCCTCCTGATCGGTGCCCTCGCGCTCACCGCCGTCGGCTGGTACGGGTTGCGGGTTCTGGACCGCAGTGCGCTGGCCGCCGCCGGGGACTTCGGCCGGTGGCTGCCCGCGGCGGATCCCGCCGACGGTGACCACCCGGAACTGAATGCCCGCCTGCGCCGGGCTTCCCGCCGCGCGACGGGCTTCGCCGTGGGCTGGGCGGTGGTGCTCGCGGCCGGGTTCACCGGCGTCGCCTTGGCCGGTGCGGCCGCCGACGATCTGCTCGCCACCGGCTTCCACGAGCCCGGTGTGGTCGTCAGCGTGCTCCACAGCGCCAAGGGCACGTCGTACATCCGGGTGAGCCACGGCGACCGGACCGACGCGATCGTCTGGGATTCGGGCCGCGATTACCACGTCGGCGAGCAGGTGATCGTCGTCTACGACCCGGCCGACCCGGCGCACGTGCGCACCATCGACGAGCAGAACGAAGACCAGGTCCAGCTCGGCTTCGGCGTGGTCCCGATGCTGGCGGCCCTGTTCGGCCTGCCGTTCTCGATCGGGGCGGCGGCCGGCTGGCGGCGCCGGCTCCGGGTCGTCGAGCGCACCGGGTGGCGGCGGGCCGACGTGAGCGACGTGCCGGAAGGGAGGTTTCTGTACGCGGGATTCCGCGACGGGACGGCGATCGAGCTGCGCCGCACCTCGGCGCTCCTCGCCCTGTCACCGACGGCCGGCTTGAAGAACCGGCAGGGCTGGGTCGGCGGCTGGGGCAGGTCGATGGTCGTGGGGTTCGAGAACGGCCCGCCCGTCGTGGCGGTCCGCGCGATCCGGGAGCGGGTCAGCCGATCTCGCCGGTGA
- a CDS encoding UBP-type zinc finger domain-containing protein: MPGIDPSVAPSGAGCLECDAAGGWWVHLRRCAQCGHVGCCDTSPAQHATAHFKVSGHPYIQSFEPGESWFWNFETETVSDGPELTGPDSHPAEQPVPGPTDRLPGDWQQHLNA; this comes from the coding sequence GTGCCTGGAATCGATCCGTCGGTCGCCCCCAGTGGTGCGGGCTGCCTCGAGTGCGACGCCGCCGGCGGGTGGTGGGTGCACCTGCGCCGGTGTGCGCAGTGCGGGCACGTCGGCTGCTGCGACACCTCGCCGGCCCAGCACGCGACCGCGCACTTCAAGGTGTCCGGGCACCCCTACATCCAGAGCTTCGAGCCGGGGGAGTCCTGGTTCTGGAACTTCGAGACCGAAACGGTCAGCGACGGACCGGAGCTGACCGGTCCCGACTCGCACCCGGCGGAGCAGCCCGTCCCGGGGCCGACCGACCGGCTGCCCGGCGACTGGCAGCAGCACCTCAACGCCTAG